A single Synergistaceae bacterium DNA region contains:
- a CDS encoding lysophospholipid acyltransferase family protein, with product MKAAVKAIKFFERFSNTGIRGRITEKFFSGLLKLIHPRAKLVDENLKIAYPDSNEKWRSEIRKKVYENLAWTLTETLVMQRDHKQVFNWVKKVHGLEIVNDLLDRKKGAIFLTAHFNNWELLGSFTAQNAINHGGKLHVLYTPMHDKDINNYVLDMRTRGGMFMIEKDTSVMRLVRMLKNGAHVAALNDVSGTGKMIAPFLGRDATNMSGVAVMSMLSGVPVIPACSYRIAPFEHEVEFSEPVIMPDSSLNHEERLKLSVIACNNALEKFIRKRPDLWFWLHNRWRD from the coding sequence ATGAAAGCAGCAGTAAAAGCTATAAAATTTTTCGAGAGATTTTCAAATACGGGCATCAGAGGCAGAATAACAGAAAAATTTTTTTCCGGACTCCTGAAGCTCATTCACCCGCGCGCAAAACTTGTTGACGAAAATTTGAAAATTGCTTATCCCGACAGTAACGAGAAATGGCGCAGTGAGATTCGCAAAAAAGTTTATGAAAATCTTGCGTGGACTCTGACGGAGACTCTTGTAATGCAGCGTGATCATAAACAAGTGTTTAACTGGGTAAAAAAGGTTCACGGCCTCGAAATTGTTAATGATTTATTAGACCGCAAAAAAGGCGCTATTTTCTTGACTGCACATTTTAATAATTGGGAGCTGCTCGGAAGTTTCACCGCTCAGAATGCAATCAATCACGGCGGAAAATTGCACGTCTTATATACTCCTATGCATGATAAAGACATAAATAATTACGTTCTTGACATGAGGACTCGCGGCGGAATGTTCATGATCGAGAAAGATACTTCAGTTATGAGACTCGTACGCATGTTGAAAAACGGCGCACACGTTGCAGCACTCAACGATGTATCAGGCACAGGGAAAATGATAGCTCCATTTTTAGGCCGCGACGCAACAAATATGTCAGGAGTCGCAGTTATGTCAATGTTGTCTGGAGTTCCTGTTATTCCTGCGTGCAGTTATAGAATCGCACCTTTTGAGCATGAAGTCGAATTTTCTGAGCCCGTAATAATGCCCGATTCGAGTCTTAATCATGAAGAGAGATTAAAACTTTCTGTAATTGCCTGTAATAATGCACTGGAAAAATTTATACGCAAGAGGCCGGATTTATGGTTCTGGCTTCATAATAGATGGAGAGATTAA